The following proteins are encoded in a genomic region of Galbibacter sp. BG1:
- a CDS encoding deoxyguanosinetriphosphate triphosphohydrolase, which yields MNWEELLSLKRYKDKHKRLRKEQDETRLGFEVDYDRIIFSSAFRSLQDKTQVIPLSKTDFVHTRLTHSMEVSVVGRSLGRIVGKAVLEKHPYLKDTYGYQFNDFGAIVAAAALAHDIGNPPFGHSGEKAIGEYFKNGKGKEFKSGLTDKEYQDLIDFEGNANGFKILTESREGIIGGLRLSYATLGAFMKYPKESLPKKPSKQIADKKFGFFQSEKDTFIDVASELGLVQTRHGEDISFARHPLTFLVEAADDICYTIIDFEDGINLGLIQEEYALEYLIKLVKDSINTEKYHSLTTREDRLGYLRALSINTLIADAVRVFLEHEEAILNGDFHVSLLDKSKYKAQIEDIINLSVKNIYQSTEVIQKEIVGYKIINQLLDVFCGAVVRTNDGNSTNYDQLILNLLPPRYQVNSSTYASLMAVTQFVAGLTDGNALLIFNKINGSLV from the coding sequence ATGAACTGGGAAGAATTACTATCGCTTAAAAGATATAAAGACAAACATAAAAGACTAAGAAAAGAGCAGGACGAAACGAGGTTGGGTTTTGAAGTCGACTACGATCGGATTATTTTTTCATCGGCTTTTAGAAGTTTGCAAGATAAAACCCAAGTGATACCTCTTTCTAAAACCGATTTTGTGCACACGCGACTTACGCATAGCATGGAAGTATCGGTTGTGGGACGTAGTTTGGGTAGAATTGTCGGCAAAGCGGTTTTGGAGAAACATCCCTATCTAAAAGATACCTATGGATACCAGTTTAACGATTTTGGTGCAATAGTAGCAGCGGCCGCCCTTGCCCATGATATTGGAAATCCGCCTTTTGGACATAGTGGGGAAAAAGCGATTGGAGAATATTTTAAAAATGGCAAAGGCAAAGAATTTAAATCGGGGTTAACCGATAAAGAATACCAAGATCTCATTGATTTTGAAGGGAACGCAAACGGATTTAAAATTCTTACCGAAAGCCGAGAAGGAATTATCGGCGGATTACGGTTAAGCTACGCTACCCTTGGCGCTTTTATGAAATACCCTAAAGAATCGCTACCCAAAAAACCGTCTAAACAAATCGCTGATAAAAAATTTGGTTTCTTTCAATCAGAAAAAGATACTTTTATCGATGTGGCTTCAGAATTAGGATTAGTGCAAACCCGGCATGGAGAGGATATTTCGTTTGCTAGGCACCCGTTGACCTTTTTGGTGGAGGCGGCAGACGATATTTGTTATACCATAATAGATTTTGAAGACGGGATTAACCTTGGGTTAATTCAAGAGGAATATGCTTTGGAATACCTTATTAAGCTAGTGAAAGACTCCATAAATACCGAAAAGTACCACTCTTTAACTACACGTGAAGATCGCCTAGGCTATTTACGGGCACTTTCGATAAATACACTTATTGCAGATGCGGTAAGAGTATTTTTAGAGCACGAAGAAGCTATTTTAAATGGGGATTTCCATGTCTCTCTTTTGGATAAAAGTAAGTACAAGGCACAAATTGAAGACATTATTAATTTAAGTGTAAAAAACATCTACCAAAGTACGGAGGTCATTCAGAAGGAAATTGTAGGATATAAAATTATCAATCAGCTCCTGGACGTTTTCTGTGGCGCCGTGGTAAGGACGAATGACGGAAATTCAACCAATTACGACCAACTCATTCTGAATTTATTGCCACCACGTTACCAAGTAAATTCCAGCACCTATGCTTCTTTAATGGCAGTCACACAATTTGTGGCAGGCCTTACCGATGGAAATGCGCTGTTGATTTTTAATAAGATTAATGGGAGTTTGGTGTAG